One part of the Granulicella arctica genome encodes these proteins:
- the rplK gene encoding 50S ribosomal protein L11, with the protein MAPKKITGYVKLQIMAGKATPAPPVGPALGQAQVNIMEFCKQFNDRTKAPDMAGLTIPVVITVYADRTFSFITKTPPAPVLLLKAAGIEKGSGTPNKEKKGKVTEKQIIAIATQKMPDMNAASVEAAAKSIRGTARSMGIEVVA; encoded by the coding sequence ATGGCACCGAAGAAAATTACTGGATACGTCAAACTTCAGATCATGGCCGGCAAGGCCACCCCTGCACCCCCGGTCGGCCCCGCGCTCGGCCAAGCGCAGGTCAACATCATGGAGTTCTGCAAGCAGTTCAACGACCGCACCAAGGCACCCGATATGGCCGGACTCACCATCCCGGTCGTCATCACCGTCTATGCGGACCGCACCTTCTCCTTCATCACCAAGACACCTCCGGCTCCTGTTCTTCTGCTGAAGGCCGCTGGCATTGAGAAGGGCTCTGGCACTCCGAACAAGGAGAAGAAGGGTAAGGTCACCGAGAAGCAGATTATTGCTATCGCCACCCAGAAGATGCCGGACATGAACGCCGCTTCCGTCGAGGCCGCAGCCAAGAGCATCCGCGGTACCGCCCGCTCGATGGGTATCGAAGTCGTAGCCTAA
- a CDS encoding Uma2 family endonuclease, whose amino-acid sequence MSDDVLLRFCPSQRSPACRTRCQGEILVMTPARSRASKINMRIGRLLDRWAEADGCGVVFDSNGGFTLPDGSMRAADAAWMRLEKWESLSAEGQARYAPLCLDFVIELRSQSVSSPISKPR is encoded by the coding sequence ATGAGCGACGACGTGTTGCTCCGCTTTTGCCCCTCCCAACGAAGTCCTGCGTGTCGAACGCGATGCCAAGGAGAGATCCTCGTGATGACGCCCGCAAGAAGCAGAGCAAGCAAGATCAATATGCGGATAGGTCGTCTGCTCGACAGGTGGGCCGAAGCCGACGGTTGCGGCGTTGTCTTCGATTCGAACGGAGGCTTTACCCTTCCCGATGGCTCAATGCGCGCCGCCGATGCTGCATGGATGCGGTTGGAAAAATGGGAGTCGTTGAGCGCAGAAGGTCAGGCTCGCTATGCTCCCCTCTGTCTGGATTTTGTGATCGAACTGCGGTCGCAAAGCGTAAGCTCCCCGATCTCGAAGCCAAGATGA
- the rplA gene encoding 50S ribosomal protein L1 has protein sequence MAQKISKNLTKARALVEPRPYALVDAVPLLQKAKYAKFDETVDLTMRLGVDPRHADQMVRGTVVLPHGLGKSKIVAVITSGDKIKEAEAAGAEFFGGEELVEKIQKEGWTAFDALIATPDMMRSVGRLGKVLGPKGLMPNPKTGTVTTDVAAAVKEIKAGKVEFRTDKTALVHVPVGKLSFDPQKLVENAITVITSVVKAKPSAAKGRYIKGITLSSTMGPGIQLDQAVAEAAGRV, from the coding sequence ATGGCACAAAAGATATCCAAGAATTTGACGAAGGCGCGCGCGCTTGTTGAGCCCCGTCCTTACGCTCTGGTAGATGCAGTTCCCCTTCTTCAGAAGGCCAAGTATGCGAAGTTCGACGAGACCGTCGATCTGACCATGCGTCTCGGTGTTGACCCACGTCATGCGGACCAGATGGTTCGCGGGACCGTTGTTCTTCCCCATGGCCTGGGCAAGTCCAAGATTGTCGCCGTTATCACCTCGGGTGACAAGATCAAGGAAGCGGAGGCTGCTGGTGCCGAGTTTTTCGGCGGCGAAGAGCTGGTCGAGAAGATTCAGAAGGAAGGCTGGACCGCATTTGATGCGCTCATTGCCACTCCGGACATGATGCGTTCGGTCGGTCGTCTCGGCAAGGTGCTCGGACCTAAGGGCCTGATGCCGAACCCGAAGACGGGTACCGTCACCACCGATGTTGCGGCTGCGGTCAAAGAAATTAAGGCTGGTAAGGTAGAGTTTCGCACCGACAAGACCGCCCTCGTGCACGTTCCGGTTGGCAAGCTCTCATTTGATCCGCAGAAGCTCGTTGAGAATGCCATCACGGTCATCACGAGTGTGGTCAAGGCTAAGCCGTCCGCAGCCAAGGGTCGTTACATTAAGGGCATCACGCTCAGCTCTACGATGGGCCCTGGTATCCAACTCGATCAGGCAGTCGCCGAAGCCGCCGGCCGGGTCTAG